The following coding sequences are from one Mustela lutreola isolate mMusLut2 chromosome 5, mMusLut2.pri, whole genome shotgun sequence window:
- the LOC131831258 gene encoding LOW QUALITY PROTEIN: uncharacterized protein LOC131831258 (The sequence of the model RefSeq protein was modified relative to this genomic sequence to represent the inferred CDS: inserted 1 base in 1 codon; deleted 1 base in 1 codon; substituted 3 bases at 3 genomic stop codons): protein MSKEAREGICPHITKLLRQGVLVPCQSAWNSPLLPVKKPGTNDYRPVQDLREINAQVKIIHPILTLLQYVDDLLLAAETQQECLHGTKALLRALATLGYRASAKKDQLCQLEVTFLGYKFKEGKRWLTDTRKKTDTQIPPPQTRRXLREFLGMAGFCRLWIPGFVSLADRLYPLTKNEAPYEWGKEQEAFDGIKRALLSAPALALPDVEKPFTLYLDERHGVAKGVXTQSLDPWKRPIAYLSKRLDPVAGGWPNCLKIIAATALLVKDADKLTLGQKITLTAPYTLESVIWQPPDHWLSNAHIIHYQSLLLDKDHISFGNPVLLNPATLLPEETDDPIIHSFQDILAEETGMRPDLKDRPLPHADVTLFTDGNSFLQQGEQWAGATIVGPQTVVWSAPLSHGTSAQNVEPIALTQALHLATGQRANMYTDSLCLCHFHVHGAIYWQRGPLTSAGKEIKNKREIIDLLEVIHLPKEIAIIHCPGHQKGEDSVAQGNRRADEEARAEEVTELETPEEKVNEFLLFTHRLTHLGTRVLLELLKDQNLPSLPPGRVKELAQDIASSCEACTVTNVQRADGSPGTKDRGNRPGIIWEIDFTKVTPATYGNKHLLVFIDTFSGWVKAFPTKKETAMVVAKKILEEIFPRFGLPKVIGSNNGPAFVAQVSQGLARVLGFNWKLHCAYRPQNSGQVXMNRTIKDTLTKLAIETGLRDWTMLLPYALFRARNTPSPSRRNLTPFEILYGGPPPLKHMTEHGYGTSVTSSAMLIPRLKALEAIQKYIWKGLSEAYRPRTVTPHSYSVGDWVYVRXHQVRNLEPQWKGPYLILLTTPTAVKVDGIGACIHASGTHTYSPPAFDYRTLYFK, encoded by the exons ATGAGTAAGGAAGCTCGAGAGGGCATCTGCCCTCACATTACCAAGCTCCTTCGACAAGGAGTCTTAGTGCCTTGCCAGTCAGCCTGGAACTCTCCCTTGCTCCCTGTAAAGAAACCTGGAACTAATGACTATCGCCCTGTTCAGGACCTAAGGGAAATAAATGCTCAGGTGAAGATAATACATCCTATTTTGACTCTTTTGCaatatgtggatgacctcctACTGGCTGCTGAGACCCAGCAGGAATGTCTCCATGGGACTAAGGCCCTGTTAAGGGCTCTGGCTACCCTGGGATATCGAGCCTCTGCCAAAAAGGATCAACTCTGCCAGTTAGAAGTGACATTTCTAGGCTATAAGTTCAAGGAGGGTAAACGGTGGCTCACGGACACAAGGAAAAAGACTGATACTCAAATACCACCTCCTCAGACTAGAAGGTAACTAAGGGAATTCCTAGGGATGGCAGGCTTCTGTCGCTTATGGATACCTGGCTTTGTATCCTTAGCTGATCGGCTTTATCCCCTTACCAAAAATGAGGCCCCCTATGAATGGGGGAAGGAACAAGAGGCTTTTGATGGAATAAAACGGGCACTGCTTTCAGCCCCTGCCTTGGCCTTACCAGATGTAGAAAAACCCTTCACCCTATACCTGGATGAAAGACACGGGGTGGCAAAAGGAGTGTAAACCCAATCCCTGGACCCCTGGAAGCGCCCTATAGCCTATCTATCCAAAAGGCTGGATCCTGTTGCGGGCGGATGGCCAAACTGCCTAAAAATCATAGCCGCCACAGCTTTACTTGTCAAGGATGCTGACAAACTGACTCTGGGGCAGAAAATCACTCTTACTGCCCCTTACACTTTGGAAAGTGTGATCTGGCAACCCCCAGACCACTGGCTCTCCAATGCTCATATAATCCACTATCAGAGCCTCCTGTTAGACAAAGACCACATCTCTTTTGGCAATCCTGTGCTCCTTAATCCCGCCACCCTCCTGCCAGAGGAGACGGATGACCCAATAATCCATTCCTTCCAAGATatcctggctgaagaaacaggcATGAGGCCAGACCTCAAGGACAGACCCCTGCCCCATGCTGATGTAACTTTGTTCACGGACGGGAACAGCTTCCTACAACAAGGGGAGCAATGGGCAGGGGCGACAATAGTTGGGCCTCAAACTGTGGTTTGGTCAGCACCCTTAAGTCATGGAACTTCTGCTCAGAATGTAGAACCTATTGCTCTAACCCAAGCCTTGCACCTGGCGACAGGCCAACGGGCAAATATGTACACAGACAGCCTATGCCTTTGCCACTTTCATGTACATGGTGCCATCTACTGGCAGCGGGGACCTCTCACCTCCGCTGGGAAAGAAATCAAGAACAAACGGGAGATTATAGATCTCCTTGAGGTTATCCACCTCCCAAAGGAGATAGCCATCATACACTGCCCTGGACATCAAAAAGGTGAAGACTCAGTTGCCCAGGGCAACCGTCGCGCAGACGAAGAAGCAAGAGCG GAAGAAGTCACTGAGCTGGAGACCCCAGAAGAAAAGGtaaatgaatttttacttttcaccCACCGCCTCACCCATCTAGGTACCAGAGTGCTTCTGGAATTATTAAAGGACCAAAATCTACCGTCCCTACCTCCGGGTAGGGTGAAGGAACTGGCTCAAGACATTGCTTCCTCCTGTGAAGCCTGCACAGTGACAAACGTGCAACGAGCAGACGGCTCCCCCGGAACCAAGGACCGGGGAAACCGGCCTGGAATCATCTGGGAAATAGACTTTACCAAGGTAACACCAGCAACATATGGAAATAAGCATCTGCTAGTCTTTATAGACACTTTTTCAGGATGGGTCAAGGCCTTCCCCACTAAGAAGGAGACAGCCATGGTTGTGGCCaagaaaatcctagaagagatctTTCCCCGATTTGGGCTGCCTAAGGTAATAGGATCTAATAATGGACCTGCATTTGTGGCCCAGGTT AGTCAGGGATTGGCCAGGGTCTTGGGGTTTAATTGGAAATTACATTGTGCATATAGACCCCAGAACTCAGGACAGG GTATGAATAGAACTATAAAAGATACCTTAACCAAATTAGCCATAGAGACTGGCTTAAGAGATTGGACCATGCTCCTTCCTTATGCCCTCTTCCGTGCACGCAATACCCCTTCCCCCTCTAGGAGAAACCTAACCCCATTTGAAATCCTCTATGGGGGACCCCCTCCTTTAAAACACATGACTGAACATGGATATGGGACATCTGTTACTTCCTCCGCCATGCTGATACCCAGACTTAAGGCTCTGGAGGCCATCCAGAAATATATCTGGAAGGGCCTATCAGAGGCCTACCGACCGCGTACTGTTACTCCTCACTCTTATTCTGTAGGTGATTGGGTCTACGTCCGCTGACACCAGGTACGCAACCTTGAGCCTCAATGGAAGGGACCCTACTTGATCCTGCTGACCACGCCAACTGCTGTCAAGGTCGACGGCATCGGGGCCTGTATCCATGCTAGTGGGACCCATACTTATTCTCCTCCTGCTTTTGACTATAGGACCctgtattttaaataa